The Bacteroidota bacterium genome segment ACTAGAACGGGAATGGTAGTTTATTTTATTTCCGTCCTTATCGAACCCTTCAGTTTGTGTATAAAGGTTGTTGAAAAATTTATACTCCCATTGATTTCGTTTGAGTAAAACAGAAGGTGTATATGCCTGTATATTAGCTGTTTTTTGTGTTGGATCTGAGAGTTGTTCAGTATTATTCTTATTAAATTCATTTAACGACCAGTCGTAATCGTAATAATCTACCTTATAATCTTCCGGGATTTTATTTTCACGATATTTATTAATGAACCCTATAACGCTTGACCCATCTTGTTTAAAATCTTCTTCATACCATTTGAAAATTTCGGACAAAAGGACTTTTTTCTCAGCATCGTTCACTGTGATAAAATTATTGTTGTTGAGCGCTGCTTTTGCCTGAACATCCATTTGATTTTCAAGTTTGTCGGGCAAAAAAGCATTGCTTATTATTGGCGGACAGCCATTGGCTCCACACACCAGTACAAAATGCAATCGGGCATCTTTATAAACAGGGCGTAATTCTTTATTTTCAATTTCATCAAGTGTTATTTTTTTTCCACCAACCTCATACTTGATACCATTATAAAATCCTGAAATATCCATCGGTGATTTTATTGGATAGTGATCCACTACATTTTTTATTACAAGAATATTGTAAGTATTAATCAGGAATGTTTTTTTTACATTTTCCGGAAGTAACTCAAAATGAATGTTCCTAATTTGAATAGTTAAACTATCTAATTCCTTTCTGTCAGAATGAATCGCTGAATAGTTCACCAATCCATTGCTTACATACTGATTAAAAAAGCGGTTTGCCGATGAGAAAAAGTCATCCGCTTCATTTTGAGAATAGGCAGTATGAAATGTAAAAACAGTAACGATTGTATAACAAATTTGCCTGAGATAACCCATAAATAGAAAAATTGTAAGTTCCAAAGAAAATAACACCTGAACTATTAAATTGTCGCCTGAAAGACAAAAGGTATAAACGCTAATTAATTACCTTGCAGGCAGTAAATATAATTCATTTTTACATGCACTATCAGCATAAACCATTTGTTGCATTGTTGCTTGCTATCCTGGTAGTTTCCTGTGGTAATAACAATGACAACAATTATTCTCCCGAATATAATAAAAAAGTGTATCATGCTCCTACCAGTACCATTGATACTGTGCCAATAAAGGATGAATATGTAAGGGAATATTATTCCAACGGAAAAATAGAATCTGAGGGGTGGATAAAGGCAGCCCGGAAAAATGGTTATTGGAGATATTATCATCCAAATGGAAAACTTTTTAAGCAGGGTAATTATTTAAATGATTTGATGAGCGGCTGGTGGCAGGAATTTAGAAAGGACAGTACATGCGTATGTCAGGGCCAATATTCCAATGGGAAAAAGGAGGGTTACTGGATGTATTTTTATCCCAATGGGGAACTTCAGAAACAGGGCAGTTTTATTAATGATAATATGATTTCGTGGTGGAAGGAATACAATGAGCAAGGTAATTTAACTTATGAAGGGGAGTATAACAATAGAATTAAAGAAGGGTACAGCAAAAGCTATAAGAATGGTATATTGCAAAGCGAAGGCAAATACATTAACGGAAGGCAAAGAGGAAGATGGAAATATTATGACGAACTTGGTAAAATGATAAAGATTCAAGAATATGACTAAAAAGAAAAATATAGTGGTAATTATTCCTGCTTTTAACGAGGAGAACTCAGTTGGGCATGTTATTAGAGATTTGCCCAAAGACTTTATAAGCGAAGTGATAGTAGTAAACAATAATTCCAATGATAACACCAAACTAAACGCACAAAAAGGCGGGGCAACGGTTCTTGATGAAAAGCGTCAGGGATATGGTTACGCCTGCCTGAAAGGAATTGCATACGTAAAAGAAAAAATTCACAAGCCGGATATTGTTGTTTTTATTGATGCTGATTATTCTGATTATCCCCAGGAAATGATAGCGCTTGTACAACCGATAATCGAACAGGATTACGATATGGTGATAGGATCCAGGGCGCTTGGAAACAGAGAAAGGGGGTCTATGACACCACAACAGATTTTTGGAAATAAATTAGCAACAAGCTTAATGAAGTTTCTTTATGGAGTAAAATATACCGACCTCGGCCCTTTCAGAGCAATAAAATTTGATAAACTATTAGAATTGGAAATGAGGGACACTACCTATGGATGGACGGTAGAAATGCAATTGAAGGCTGCAAAGAAAAAGATGAAAGTAACGGAAGTGCCCGTTAATTATAGAAATAGAATAGGGTTTTCCAAAATAAGCGGGACGGTTAAAGGCACTATTATGGCAGGATATAAGATTATCACCACTATTTTTAAATACATTTAAACCATGAAATAGCCAAGATTCTAAAGGTAACACCAACCGAAAATGGATATTTGGCGTATTCCATCTGACCATTAAAAAACAAATTATATACAGATGAAAAGAACTTTTCTTATTTTATTTATTCCCCTAATTTCATTGAATTGTGGGAACAATCTTGCCCTGGAAAAGGGATCGACTATAACAGAAGAATTTGCTAAATACTGGTATAGTGGCAAAGCTGAAATAACAAGCTATAAACTCCAGCAGGCGCGTTATGGAGAAATGCATGCAGGCTCCGCTGTAACCATTTTTGTTACGGAAGATTTTTCTGCAAAAAAGCATGTCAAACTGGATAATCCTCAAAGTGCAGGCAGTGATGCTGTAAGTGTGCTGAAGCTAAATCTTACAAAAAATTTTAATACAGGAATTTACCCTTATTCCATGATGCTCTCTGTTTTTAAGCCAATAAATACAAGCAAATGGGAACATGCATTAAAAATAACAGCATCATCACAGGAATGGTGTGGACATACATTTACTCAAATAGATGCCGATAAAGATAAATACAATGCAAAACTTTTTTCCTATTTTGAAAGTGAAGGAGATCAGGAAAAAATACTTCCTTTGGTTTGGATGGAAGATGAGCTGTGGACATTATTACGGATAAATCCATCAGGCTTACCAATAGGCAATATAAAAATCATTCCCGGATTATTACAGCAACGATTACTCCATACAAATCTTCAGGCAGAAGATGCAGGCGCATCATTGGTAAATGTCTCTGAAATACCTTCCTGGATTGGAGCAGAAAAGAATTTAATGAGTTATTCAATCACTTATAAAGAAAAGCAAAGAACCCTGAGAATCTATTTCAGCGAGGGATTTCCTCATGCCATTGCCGGATGGGAAGAAAGCTATCCTGATGGCTTTGGCAAGGATAAAAAAACGTTGACAACGAGGGCCGTAAAAGATAAAACAATAATTACGGATTACTGGAATCATCATCATAATAGCGATGCTGCTCTGCGTGATTCTC includes the following:
- a CDS encoding DUF547 domain-containing protein, which gives rise to MGYLRQICYTIVTVFTFHTAYSQNEADDFFSSANRFFNQYVSNGLVNYSAIHSDRKELDSLTIQIRNIHFELLPENVKKTFLINTYNILVIKNVVDHYPIKSPMDISGFYNGIKYEVGGKKITLDEIENKELRPVYKDARLHFVLVCGANGCPPIISNAFLPDKLENQMDVQAKAALNNNNFITVNDAEKKVLLSEIFKWYEEDFKQDGSSVIGFINKYRENKIPEDYKVDYYDYDWSLNEFNKNNTEQLSDPTQKTANIQAYTPSVLLKRNQWEYKFFNNLYTQTEGFDKDGNKINYHSRSSYFSSINQFLIGISPRLSIGADMWIKSVRNDSETSSPFALLKFENTPNTRTAISSVGPKIKIAPFKKLAHLSVQSTFLIPVSKDQEGASNGKPYLSADRYFLITQFYYDHSIGNKFQLFFQLAPWLSVNKTFETKSINLATPLDVFLSWFPSKRVTVYVQNEFWPSYNEKGISSWFRQEGVGLKFQLIPGLLETEVLYTKFTMGMNAGAGQTFNFGVRVIR
- a CDS encoding glycosyltransferase family 2 protein produces the protein MTKKKNIVVIIPAFNEENSVGHVIRDLPKDFISEVIVVNNNSNDNTKLNAQKGGATVLDEKRQGYGYACLKGIAYVKEKIHKPDIVVFIDADYSDYPQEMIALVQPIIEQDYDMVIGSRALGNRERGSMTPQQIFGNKLATSLMKFLYGVKYTDLGPFRAIKFDKLLELEMRDTTYGWTVEMQLKAAKKKMKVTEVPVNYRNRIGFSKISGTVKGTIMAGYKIITTIFKYI